Proteins encoded in a region of the Phaenicophaeus curvirostris isolate KB17595 chromosome 20, BPBGC_Pcur_1.0, whole genome shotgun sequence genome:
- the BARHL1 gene encoding LOW QUALITY PROTEIN: barH-like 1 homeobox protein (The sequence of the model RefSeq protein was modified relative to this genomic sequence to represent the inferred CDS: deleted 1 base in 1 codon) translates to MEGSTGFGIDSILSHRAGSPAGPKGDPLELSPRSEGSSGCPSPRSPGRECLEAAGPRPSLDAHHLQPVSAPSQSRTVTSSFLIRDILADCKPLAACAPYSSTNGPHGGQEPAGRIPTKPGEDFREKMEKNTSGSSSDSEYKVKEEGDREISSSRDSPPVRLKKPRKARTAFTDHQLAQLERSFERQKYLSVQDRMELAASLNLTDTQVKTWYQNRRTKWKRQTAVGLELLAEAGNYSALQRMFPSPYFYPQSLVSNLDPGAALYLYRGPSAPPPALQRPLVPRILIHGLQGGSDPPPPLPPLPGVLPRAAQPR, encoded by the exons ATGGAGGGCTCCACCGGCTTTGGGATCGACTCCATCCTCTCCCACCGAGCCGGCAGCCCCGCCGGGCCCAAGGGGGACCCGCTGGAGCTCAGTCCCCGCTCCGAGGGCAGCAGCGGGTGCCCCTCGCCCCGCTCCCCGGGCCGCGAGTGCCTggaggcggcggggccgcggcCGAGCCTGGATGCGCATCATCTGCAGCCGGTGTCGGCTCCTTCCCAGTCCCGGACCGTCACCTCCTCGTTCCTCATCAGAGACATCCTGGCCGACTGCAAACCCCTGGCCGCCTGCGCTCCTTATTCCAGCACCAATGGACCTCACGGCGGGCAGGAGCCGGCGGGCAGGATCCCCACCAAACCGGGCGAGGACTTTagggagaaaatggaaaaaaacaccagCGGCTCCTCCTCGGACTCGGAGTACAAAG TGAAGGAAGAAGGGGACCGAGAGATCTCCAGCTCCCGGGACAGCCCCCCGGTGCGGCTGAAAAAGCCTCGCAAAGCCCGCACCGCCTTCACGGACCATCAACTGGCCCAGCTGGAGCGCAGCTTCGAGAGGCAAAAGTACCTGAGCGTGCAGGACAGGATGGAGCTGGCCGCCTCCCTCAACCTCACCGACACGCAGGTCAAAACGTGGTACCAGaacagaag GACCAAATGGAAAAGGCAGACGGCGGTgggtctggagctgctggccGAGGCTGGGAACTACTCGGCTCTCCAGAGGATGTTCCCTTCTCCCTACTTCTACCCGCAGAGTTTGGTCTCCAACCTGGACCCCGGCGCCGCCCTCTACTTGTACCGCGGCCCCagcgcg cccccccccgccctccagagacccctggtaccccgcATCCTCATCCACGGACTGCAGGGAGGCAGCGACCCCccgccccccctgccccccctgcCCGGTGTCCTGCCCCGGGCCGCCCAGCCCCGGTGA